The proteins below come from a single Drosophila busckii strain San Diego stock center, stock number 13000-0081.31 chromosome X, ASM1175060v1, whole genome shotgun sequence genomic window:
- the LOC108605808 gene encoding uncharacterized protein LOC108605808 yields MSTFGAEVDAIWPEVKETVDLSAFGRKLLQQCKTVEKPKTDKPADVSAFMDKSREFPLAFGVESCRVMSQPVERYKTIAEQITSVYPIIHERTLKLYLEYLEHKSQWGNSVEKPVYQGLSLCDFVQRLLTKRCASFFARNDKFLLLTGETGASGFEPIGTPAEEAPLQLQHVLSYDDVKLSALLAVSSHTEFINEGERTNCGRVSKNREFVEPDGVIVGMIGARLSRRNLMEFQDIVIASAQNTTEKGYGLAVEAPAKTRSQDYRRIWRRFYETRDKLRSEVAIDGKRFGVSGNKQDVFDNLVMKRRYAISFDLLLLETEARAAAAGKLAYLHVVGFGLGVWKVAPQQEQIFLETFEQRLRVLGPQLKHIAVVHFSWFKLTRCGGLHDGAVIHQSAEHPAGGINIQISKRNPADKLYEPEHDNMLLVVSYAWDGNALPGNEYWMKMLKSTGDSSTACSTLITELHNPHINTDYCNGNNLHIASIKYGVLHISEYAKRILKD; encoded by the exons ATGTCCACATTTGGTGCTGAAGTAGATGCCATTTGGCCAGAAGTAAAAGAAACTGTGGATCTAAGTGCATTTGGGCGAAAGTTGCTACAACAATGCAAGACTGTGGAAAAGCCCAAAACAGACAAACCGGCTGATGTTTCGGCATTTATGGATAAGTCCAGGGAATTTCCCTTGGCCTTCGGCGTAGAAAGCTGCCGTGTGATGAGTCAGCCCGTGGAAAGGTACAAGACAATAGCTGAGCAAATAACCAGTGTTTATCCTATAATACATGAGCGCACATTGAAGTTGTACTTGGAGTATCTGGAACACAAGAGTCAGTGGG GCAACTCTGTGGAGAAGCCCGTGTATCAGGGACTGTCGCTTTGTGACTTTGTACAGCGTCTGTTGACCAAGCGCTGCGCCAGCTTTTTTGCCCGCAACGACAAGTTTCTGCTGCTCACAGGCGAGACCGGTGCCAGTGGCTTTGAGCCCATAGGCACGCCGGCAGAGGAGGCgccattgcagctgcagcatgtgCTCAGCTATGATGATGTTAAGCTCTCGGCATTGCTGGCGGTCAGCTCACACACGGAGTTCATCAATGAAGGCGAGCGCACCAATTGCGGCCGCGTTTCAAAGAACCGAGAATTTGTAGAGCCCGATGGCGTTATTGTGGGCATGATTGGTGCACGTCTATCGCGTCGCAATTTAATGGAATTCCAAGATATTGTTATAGCAAGCGCACAGAACACAACCGAAAAGGGCTATGGCTTGGCTGTGGAGGCGCCGGCTAAGACGCGTTCGCAGGACTATCGACGCATCTGGCGACGTTTCTATGAGACGCGTGATAAGCTGCGCAGTGAAGTTGCAATTGATGGCAAACGCTTTGGCGTCTCGGGCAACAAGCAAGATGTCTTTGACAATCTGGTCATGAAGCGTCGCTATGCTATAAGCTTTGATCTGCTACTGCTGGAGACAGAGGCgcgtgctgcagcagcaggcaagcTGGCTTATCTGCATGTGGTCGGCTTTGGCCTGGGCGTTTGGAAGGTAGCACCGCAGCAGGAGCAAATCTTTTTGGAAACCTTTGAGCAGCGTCTGCGTGTGCTTGGCCCGCAACTGAAACACATTGCTGTGGTGCACTTCTCCTGGTTCAAGCTCACACGTTGCGGTGGACTCCACGATGGCGCCGTTATCCACCAATCCGCTGAGCATCCAGCCGGCGGCATTAACATTCAGATATCTAAGCGCAATCCAGCGGACAAGCTTTATGAGCCAGAGCATGACAATATGTTGCTGGTGGTATCCTATGCCTGGGATGGCAACGCTCTGCCAGGCAATGAGTACTGGATG AAAATGTTGAAATCAACGGGTGACTCCTCGACAGCCTGTTCCACACTTATAACAGAGCTACACAATCCCCATATCAACACGGACTACTGCAATggaaacaatttgcatatagcTTCAATTAAATACGGTGTTCTACATATTTCTGAATACGCCAAGCGTATACTGAAGGATTAA
- the LOC108605709 gene encoding seipin: protein MPNQPISKQETLVFNKQQLELIDIMNLLLRFIVFCVDPLGLGRRFFVRPAVNLTLNVYDRFRSKADEKVDTLRELVLRLGLIAFAVVLIIWLAVFIYAAFYYVYMPPISHTRPVHMQFKTCLETSTPCTFPHAHVSLTKKQQLLMVGQAYKVIVNIDMPESPQNLELGMFMVCAEMRDYESMLRGHSCRSAMLRYRSPLIRLISTWALSPLYVMGWKEEFQKVPVEIFSRYLEERQHPITDVYVEIQSQKIQFYTVTLHIEADFTGLRYIMFNWPVLSAIVAISTNLFFILVVFLLSWYHWSDASWLHNLQIKYAKFTHKLQSQASSVILSSTNSLRDEDDADDDDDNIDNFDEHELQLEKFDIANVGDNVDDLKLRRRQSDKPETLRQRKLKH, encoded by the exons ATGCCCAATCAGCCGATAAGCAAGCAAGAAACTTTAGTATTTAACAAACAGCAGTTGGAGCTTATTGATATCatgaatttgctgctgcgctttattGTATTCTGCGTGGATCCGCTGGGCCTGGGCCGCCGCTTCTTTGTGCGCCCCGCAGTAAATCTAACGCTCAATGTGTACGACCGCTTTCGCAGCAAAGCTGATGAAAAGGTCGATACGCTGCGTGAACTGGTGCTGCGCCTGGGACTCATAGCATTTGCTGTAGTGCTGATCATTTGGCTGGCGGTGTTCATATATGCGGCTTTCTACTATGTCTACATGCCGCCCATATCGCATACGCGACCCGTGCACATGCAGTTCAA AACCTGCCTGGAGACCAGCACGCCCTGCACATTTCCGCATGCGCATGTGTCGCTGACTaagaagcagcaactgttgatGGTTGGCCAGGCATACAAGGTGATTGTCAACATAGACATGCCCGAGTCGCCGCAGAATCTGGAGCTTGGCATGTTTATGGTTTGCGCCGAAATGCGCGACTACGAGTCCATGCTACGTGGACATTCCTGTCGCTCGGCCATGCTGCGCTATCGTTCGCCTTTGATACGTTTAATATCCACATGGGCGCTTAGTCCGCTTTATGTGATGGGCTGGAAGGAGGAATTCCAAAAGGTGCCTGTGGAAATATTCTCACGCTATTTGGAGGAGCGTCAGCATCCCATTACGGATGTCTATGTGGAAATACAATCACAGAAAATTCAATTCTATACGGTGACGCTGCATATTGAGGCGGACTTTACGGGCCTGCGCTACATTATGTTCAACTGGCCCGTGCTGTCGGCTATTGTGG CGATTAGCACCAATCTATTCTTTATATTGGTCGTGTTTCTGCTCAGCTGGTACCACTGGTCCGACGCCAGCTGGCTACACAATCTGCAAATCAAATACGCCAAGTTCACGCACAAGCTTCAAAGTCAAGCCAGCAGCGTAATCCTCTCCAGCACCAACAGTCTGCGCGATGAAGATGACGccgacgatgacgacgacaacaTAGACAACTTTGATGAGCATGAGCTGCAGTTGGAAAAGTTCGATATAGCGAATGTGGGCGACAATGTGGATGATCTGAAGCTGAGAAGGCGACAGAGCGACAAACCCGAAACGTTGCGCCAGCGCAAACTGAAGCATTGA
- the LOC108607250 gene encoding nose resistant to fluoxetine protein 6 — translation MIGGGSRASCWIWLTILLVGLLLPQSSNELKRELCQGGADDSQGCAQVSDAPTGARKTKTKRFKFHKIELLDDKDDDKAAAEDDDDDDDADDDDDDEADADAGGEQQDDDDDDDDDDDEEQASAGKQQDGDEDDEQAEDEDEDGEEDEEAETDDDDEPPSFLSSIYAALLGNQTEQAAAPEQPQYPNIIGWLHWLMEPAAEEPPPSKKQQQKQKQKAASKDDAGIDWMSYLKRWPLDSLFAGDSEEHEEKPSKQRERERERQRSKESSGSKRAAKSKIQLEEQLELLIHTLPAFIGQSSQVQSGECHQQLELLHQELHAHKLWTLQMLDATGKIGAGLLRGNINQFGDFDQCVQLSAGIKDKRKRLYGKYCLAQIELRSMVSTLKEPLHLLHGRSLWHARLNNPKHFAPRYNLANWGICLPHACGAHVVHSIIETSLRPYNDTGIEFYVDVQDEQCSVKQRKSFWKRLSKDNNLSMSCFVFGSLAAACVLSVLYEHWSWISAKLPRMSSSEDKPAETEEPAEAIEELHEEVAATTEFETPLGLRVLSAFSPPRNLQLLLSLDGAAELEFPLLQLLRLLSSFMLYLSLKYIMAGHLPFSNRDAFVGTVNGNWSLAYRLPLLYSDVLLLLSGFLLAQQLSLELQQSGSMSFLRHVANRLMRYLPSLLAVLAFQMWILPQLGSGPLWQLLVGENARLCEQHWWRNALSAQNAADLEQMCLPLSVQLSLDMQLFFLGALVVWLYYTDAEAGFFLCGAFHVLSVAARFARTQREHLAPALFHGIHVSKFYRTANLIYISPICRASCYLLGIGAGLLHRSENKPMRINLPQRFRRAGHALAALALAWCCWLPATSVRNKFVYNAAEAAGYLAWCPLLLGLALCWFLLLAPPTPQLPPLLTQALLLLSRLDIPLQLSTYVVVLWQTASVKEPQQFQFSDLLNLQELLAILGFALVLAFLVHVPAQQLGQLLLDYVFRERPAAPATESESKAPELVEQSAAATTTSAAASEEEEEEEEEEEEEEE, via the exons ATGATTGGTGGTGGGTCAAGAGCGAGTTGCTGGATTTGGTTGACAATATTGCTGGTGGGATTGCTGTTGCCGCAGAGCAGCAACGAGCTGAAGCGTGAGCTATGCCAGGGCGGCGCTGATGATTCCCAGGGCTGTGCACAGGTGTCCGACGCTCCAACGGGAGCTagaaaaacgaaaacgaaacgCTTCAAGTTTCACAAAATCGAACTGCTTGATGATAAAGATGAtgacaaagctgcagctgaagatgatgatgatgatgatgatgctgacgacgacgacgacgacgaagcaGATGCTGATGCTGGTGGAGAGCAGCaagatgacgatgacgatgatgatgatgatgatgatgaggagcaGGCATCAGCTGGCAAGCAACAAGACGGTGATGAAGACGATGAGCAGGCTGAAGATGAAGACGAGGATGGTGAAGAAGATGAAGAGGCTGAAActgatgacgatgacgagcCGCCAAGTTTTCTGAGCAGCATctatgctgcgctgctgggcAATCAAACGGAGCAAGCTGCGGCGCCGGAGCAGCCACAGTATCCCAATATTATTGGCTGGCTGCACTGGCTCATGGAGCCTGCAGCTGAGGAGCCGCCGCCAAGCaagaaacaacagcaaaagcaaaaacaaaaggctgCTAGCAAAGATGATGCAGGCATAGATTGGATGAGCTATCTCAAGCGCTGGCCACTGGACAGTCTGTTCGCCGGCGACAGCGAGGAGCACGAGGAGAAGCCATCCAAgcagcgtgagcgtgagcgcgaGCGACAGCGCAGCAAAgagagcagcggcagcaaacgTGCAGCCAAGAGCAAGATTCAGCTggaggagcagctggagctatTGATACACACGCTTCCCGCATTCATTGGCCAATCCTCGCAGGTGCAAAGCGGCGAGTGCCatcagcagctggagctgctgcatcAAGAGCTGCATGCCCACAAGCTTTGGACGCTGCAGA TGCTGGATGCCACTGGCAAAATCGGCGCTGGTCTGCTCCGTGGCAACATCAATCAGTTTGGCGACTTTGATCAATGCGTGCAGCTGTCCGCGGGCATCAAGGATAAGCGCAAGCGGCTCTATGGCAAGTACTGTCTGGCGCAGATTGAGCTGCGCTCCATGGTCAGCACGTTGAAGGAGCCGCTGCATCTGCTGCATGGACGCAGCCTCTGGCATGCGCGTTTGAATAAT CCCAAACACTTTGCTCCACGCTATAATCTCGCCAACTGGGGCATCTGCCTGCCGCACGCCTGTGGCGCCCATGTCGTCCACTCCATCATTGAGACCAGTCTGCGTCCATACAACGATACGGGCATTGAGTTCTATGTCGATGTCCAGGACGAACAGTGCAGCGTCAAGCAGCGCAAAAGCTTCTGGAAGCGACTCTCCAAGGATAACAATCTATCCATGAGCTG CTTTGTGTTTGGCAGCTTGGCCGCTGCTTGCGTCTTGTCTGTGCTCTACGAGCACTGGAGCTGGATTAGCGCCAAGCTGCCGCGCATGTCCAGCAGCGAGGACAAACCCGCCGAGACCGAAGAGCCCGCTGAAGCAATCGAAGAGCTGCATGAagaagttgcagcaacaaccgAATTCGAAACTCCATTGGGCTTGCGTGTGTTGAGCGCATTTTCGCCGCCGcgcaatttgcagctgctgctgtcgctagatggcgctgctGAGCTGGAGTttccgctgctgcagctgctgcgtctgctgaGCAGCTTCATGCTCTATTTGAGTCTCAAGTACATCATGGCTGGCCACTTGCCCTTCAGCAATCGCGACGCCTTTGTGGGCACCGTCAATGGCAACTGGAGTTTGGCCTAtcggctgccgctgctctaCAGCGATGTGCTGCTCCTGCTGAGTGGATTTctgctggcgcagcagctcagcctggagctgcagcaaagCGGCAGCATGAGCTTTCTGCGCCACGTGGCCAATCGACTAATGCGCTATCTGCCCAGTCTGCTAGCCGTGCTCGCCTTTCAAATGTGGATTCTGCCCCAACTGGGCAGCGGTCCGCTCTGGCAGCTGCTCGTCGGCGAGAATGCGCGTCTCTGCGAGCAGCACTGGTGGCGCAATGCTCTGAGCGCACAGAATGCAGCGGATCTGGAGCAAATG TGCCTGCCGCTGAGCGTGCAGCTCTCGCTGGATATGCAGCTCTTCTTTCTGGGCGCACTGGTCGTCTGGCTTTACTACACGGACGCCGAGGCGGGCTTCTTCCTCTGCGGCGCCTTCCATGTGCTCTCCGTGGCCGCGCGTTTTGCGCGCACGCAAAGGGAGCATCTGGCTCCAGCGCTATTCCATGGCATACA TGTCAGCAAATTCTACCGCACCGCCAACTTGATCTACATCTCGCCCATCTGCCGCGCCAGCTGCTATCTGCTGGGCATTGGCGCTGGGCTGCTCCATCGCAGCGAGAACAAGCCCATGCGCATTAATCTGCCGCAGCGCTTTAGGCGCGCTGGCCACGCCCTCGCCGCTTTGGCTCTGGCCTGGTGCTGTTGGCTGCCAGCGACGAGTGTGCGCAACAAGTTTGTCTACAATGCCGCCGAGGCGGCTGGCTACCTCGCCTGGTGTCCACTGCTCTTGGGCTTGGCGCTTTGCTGGTTTCTGCTGCTGGCCCCGCCGACGCCGCAGTTGCCACCGCTGCTAacgcaggcgctgctgctgctctctcgtCTGGACATACCGCTCCAGCTGTCCACCTATGTCGTCGTGCTCTGGCAGACGGCGAGCGTCAAGGAGCCGCAGCAGTTTCAGTTCAGCGATCTG CTCAATCTTCAAGAGCTGCTGGCGATTTTAGGCTTTGCTCTAGTCCTAGCTTTCCTGGTGCATGTGCCCGCCCAGCAGCTGGGACAATTGCTGCTGGATTATGTGTTCCGAGAGCGTCCGGCTGCGCCCGCAACTGAGTCCGAGTCCAAGGCTCCCGAGCTGGTGGAACAAAGCGCTGCCGccacaacaacatcagcagcagcttctgaAGAAGAGgaggaagaggaggaggaggaggaagaagaGGAAGAGTAG